The Stieleria maiorica genome includes the window AACGCCGATTCCCCACTCGGCCACCACCACCTGACGCGCCCCTTGGACTATCGATCGATCATGAGCGGCCACCGCCGCGGCATCTCGGCCGGACTGATGCGTGCCGGACTTGCACTCGCGGCCGTGCCGTATCGCCTGGTGGTGGCGCAACGAAACCGGGGCTTTGATCGTGGCCAGGGTGTCGAACGTTGTGCGGCGACCGTGATCAGCGTCGGCAACTTGACCACCGGAGGCACAGGAAAGACACCGATCGTTGCGGATCTGGCGCGCCGGTTTCGCCGACACGACATCCGAGTGGCAATCGTCTCGCGTGGCTACGGTCGTGGCGACGCCGATCAAAATGACGAAGCGGCGGAATTGCATCAGCGATTGCCCGATGTCCCCCACGTGCAAAACCCCGACCGAGTCGAAGCGGCTCGCATCGCCGTCGAAGAATTGGAATCGCAGCTGATTCTGATGGACGATGGCTTTCAACATCGGCGACTGCATCGCGACCTGGACATCGTCTTGGTCGACATGACGTGTCCGTTCGGTTATGGACACCTGTTGCCGCGCGGCTTGCTGCGCGAGCCCATCAAAAGCCTCCGCCGCGCCCAGGTCGCAATCCTGACTCGCTGCGACCAAGTCGACGAGCCGGCGATCGATGACGTGATCGCCACGATCCGCTCGGCGAACCCCGCCATCGTGATCTTGCGTTCCAGTCATCGACCGAGCGGTTTGTTGCAATTCCCCGATCAACAGACTGCGGTTGAGGACCTGCGTGGTCAGCGAGTCGGACTGATCAGCGGGATCGGCAACCCGGCTGCGTTCCGAAGAACCGCTGAAGACGTCGGCGCTATCGTGGTCGCGGAGAAGATCCTGCCCGACCACGCTCATTACGACCGTGAAACCGTCGAACGGCTGCGCCAATGGGCGACCGATTTAGGGGACGCCCGCCAATTGATCTGCACGCAAAAAGACCTCGTCAAATTGCAAACCGATCGGATTGCCACCCTACCGCTGTCGGCGCTGACGATCGACGCCGAAATCGAACCGTCCACCGAATTCGATGCGATGCTGCAACAGATCGCTACGGCGATTCACACAACGGAATGATCTCGCTGGTCGATTCAACCAATTCCTTGATCGTCACGCCGGCGAACGCAGCTTCGGTCGCCGCGTAGGCTTTGTCCAACTCGGCATGAAGCGGGCATAACTTGTGGTGCGACTTTAAACCCAACGGGCAATGACGAATCCGCTCGATCGGAGCGACAACGCTGACGACGTCCAGAATCGTCAACTCGTCGGTGGTCCGACTCAACTCATAGCCGCCCCCGGGCCCCGGACGCGATCGCACCAACCCGGCCGCGGCCAAATCCTGCAGCACACGCGTCAGATAGCGACGCGGCACCTTGGTCTGCTCCGCCAAACGGTCGGCCGACGCCGGTTCCCCAGGCTGGCTGCCCAGGCATGCGACGGCCCGGAGCGCATATTCGGCGGTTTTGGAAAGCATGAATTTGCCCGAAATCCGAGATCGACTAAATAGTGCACATTGACGTGCAGATTAAAGCATCATAACCTGAGTGGCGGCGTCACGAGAGCCGATGCGCGCCATTTTGTCAATGATTGCGAAGTTTCCCGTGCGCCGGAGAAGATTGTCAATGCGTCCCTGGTCCGCCCTCGCCATCCTGATCCCCTGTTTTGTGTCCCTCTGCGGCGTGACTCGCGCCGTCGCTCAGCAGGACAATTTCGAACGGGAGCCGATCAATTATCTTGATGCCGAGGTCAACGATCCGGTCGCCCAACTGTCCCGGCGGCTGCAATCGGGCGAGACGACGCTGCAATACGACGATCAGTTCGGGTATTTGCCCTCGGTGCTCGACGCCCTGGACGTACCGACGAGTTCTCAGACGCTTGTTTTTTCTAAAACGAGTCTCCAGCTGCATCGCATCTCACCGCGACGCCCGCGGGCGCTTTACTTCAATGACGATGTGTACGTCGGCTACTGTCAAAGGGGCGATGTGCTTGAATTCGCCACGACAGACGCAAACCAGGGCGCGATCTTTTACACGCTGAAACAGTCGACCTCGGAGGGCCCGCCGAATTTTGTCCGTGATCGCGGGAACTGTTTGTCCTGCCACGCCTCAAGCCGCACGCAGGGGGTTCCGGGCTACTTGGTCCGCAGCGTGTTCGCCGATCCGGCGGGCCGGCCCAAGCTGGGCAGCGGGACTTTTCTGACCGACCACACCAGCCCGTTCGAACAACGCTGGGGCGGTTGGTATGTGACGGGCAATCACGGTGCGATGCGGCACATGGGCAACACGATCTGCGAAGGCGACGAGTACACGTTTGATCGCGATCCCGGTGCGAATCAGTCAACTCTGGACGAGTACATCGACACCGACGACTACATTGCACCGCACAGCGACATCGTGGCGCTGATGGTGTTGGAGCATCAGACACAAATGCACAACGCGATCGCGGCGGCGAACTACGAGACCCGCCAGGCGTTGCACCAGTCGTATCAGATGAACGAATTGCTGGAGCGGCCGAAGGATCATATCAGCGAAAGTGCCCAGCGCCGGATCGCTGCGTCGGCCGACCGCGTCCTGCGATACCTGTTGATGGCCGACGAATTTCAGCTGACCGACACCGTGACCGGTGCGTCGGAGTTTGCCGCCGATTTTTCAGCCCGCGCGATCAAGGATTCGCGCGGACGTTCGCTCCGTGACTTTGACCTGCAAACCCGGTTGTTCAAGTATCCCTGCAGTTACCTGATCTACTCACCCGCCTTCGACGCCTTGCCGAAGCAGGTTCGCCAGCAGGTTGTCACGCGATTGTTTGCGATTCTTGAAGGTCGCGATGATTCGCCGGACTTCGATCACCTGTCGCCCAAAGTGCGTCGCGAGATCCTGGAGATCCTGGTCGAGACGAAACCCGAATTCTCCGAACAAGCGCCCTAGCTGATACCGGCGAAGTCAAACGGTTTCAGTTTCGCGGCGTCGCGTTGCAACCGGTTCAACCACACCGACTTGGGGACGCCGTAGTCGTCGAACAACTCGGGTCGAAACATCGCCAAGGCGGACGAGGCGACTTCGTGGTTGGCTTGCGCGAGGGCGGACGTTTCACTGGTCCGCCGCACCAACATCTCTCGCATCGCGGCATTCATCAACCAAGTCGTCGTGTCGCGGTGAGCACACGACGCACCTTCGCGAACTTCATCGTAAAACGTTCTCGATCGCTCGATGTCAATGCTGTACTGGAACGAACGATCGCGATGGACGCTGACCCGTCCGATCAACCAATCGGTCCAGCGTTCGACGCCGTAGCGGAGTCGATTCAGCCGGACGGTGTCTTGCACCCGCGCCCCACAGGATTCCAACATGATCTGTGCCACTCGATTGCTCGCTTCGATGTGTCCCAGATAGATGCCATGGGTGACCGCGGAAAGACTTTGGTGACTTTCATGGCTCTCCTCACCATCGACGGCGGCGGTTTCCGCCCCGATGGCCGCAACGACGCGGGTCAACAGTTCCGAAACCAGGACCTCTTCCAAGACGACCACGTGCTCGGACCACCAGTCGGCCAATCGGCCGTAGTTTCCGGCGTGCTTGGCATCGCGGTAGCGGCCCATCACTCGATGCCACAGTTCATGCCGAGAGCGCGATGCCGTCCAATAGCGCATGATCGTTGCCGAGGGAATCCGCGGCCGCAGTTCCAATAACGAAGGGCCATGCTGGGACAAAGTGGCAGCAAGATCGGCAAGGGTAACGCAATGCATGGATGGCAAACCGCAATCGGGGGCGAAACGCAGAGAACGCGAACGCCCAGATGCAGAAACCGTGCCCAAGACGGTTGAACCGGTCAAAGCCGGTCAAAACGCAACACGCGTCACCCGCTGCTCGCCCAACGTCGCCCCCACCCCACAACGCCCGTTGCCGATTCGCAACAGGTGTTGGGGAAAGTTACCTGCCGGCTGAACGAGGACAGAAACTCCCAGCTCCCAGCTCCCTTTACCCCGCTCTTCGATAGTACCCCGGCTCGTCTTTCCCATCGCCGTCCCAGTCGCCGACGACGGGTTGGGCGTCGGCGTCGCCGGGAGGCAGTTCGATGCGGAGGTCGTTGGCGGTCATCTTTTGATCACCGTCGGAATCGATGATCCAGGTGTTGCCTCGGATCACGCCGACTTCATCGATCCCGTCGCCATCGAAATCGCCGACGATCGGTTGGTCACCGGGCTGGCCGAAATCGAAGGTCGTTTCGGTGGTCTTGCGGCGTCCGTCGCCTTCGGAATCCAGCACCCAAGTGCCGCCGCGGAAGACTCCGATTTGGTCGATCCCGTCCCCATTCCAATCGCCGGAGACCGGAGTGTCGACGTCTTCGCCGAATTGGAACACGTGGTCGACCGCGTCGGCACGCAGCTCACCCTGGTTGCCGCGGCGGAGCAAGCGGGCGCGATCTTGACCGCGCAGGTTCGTCGAAACCAAACCGAGCGTCTTGCGGTTTTCCAGGTAGCGTCGCGATCGATTCGACGGGTCGGGCAATCCGGCGTCCAGTTTGACGCGTTGCAGGTCACGTTCCCACTTGCGTCCGAAGATGCCAATGTCGTCCTTGCCGTCGCCGTCCCAGTCGCCAACGACCGGTTGGTCCATTTCGGTCCCCAGCAAGATCCACAGGTCGCCCTGGTCCCAGACACCGTTTCCGTTCAGATCGACGAACCATTGCCCGGCGACGTAAACGGCCGCTTCGTCATCGCCATCACCGTCGAAGTCGCCGACGAGTGCAACGGCATCTTCGGCACCCAACGTCATCTGCTGGCTTTCCTGGCGGACTTCGCCGTCAAGCGTCATCAGTTTCCATGTGCCCTCGGCGTTGTCACCTTCGGTCCAGTTCTCACTCATTTGCTGCATCGCGACGGCTTTGAATTTGCCGCTCGACGCGATCGTGCCGCGCGGGAACCCGCCGTTGATGATGCTTAAGTGCCACGTGACCGCATCGACTTCGCCGATGAATCGGGGAACGGTTCGGTCGGCCGATTCGCCCGCGGTGAACGCAATGGCTTTCGACTCAAACGTCTCTGGCGGCGGCTGAATCACCGGCGGCGTCTCTCGATCGGGTAGCGGCAAAATGTCCGAAGGCGGTGGTTCCACGGGCGGTTCAACCGGCGGATCCACCGGAGGCTGCTCGGGCGGGAGTACGATCTCGATTTGGACTTCACTGAAGTTGTTGCGTTCGGAATCGTCCGCCGCACCGACGCGGATCGACAACAACGCGTCAAAGGCCTGCGTGCCGTCGATCGCTGCGATTAGTCGCGATTCTTCCTCGCTGTACCGATCCGCCGCGTTGACGGCCAACCCGCCGGTGGTTCCCGGCGTGTCGATCGAATCGGTCAGCCCGTCGGGTTGACTTTGGAACAGCGTGTACGTGCCGGGCCGCAGTCCGGCAAAGACATAGGCGCCATCGCCGTCAGTGAACACGACCGAGTTTTCTGCCGCGGCGCCCGACAAGAACGCATCATCGGACAGCCGATTGCCGGCGGCGTCGCGGATTTCGATGCGGACGCCTGCGATCGGCGTGTCATCACTGGTGAACATCCCATCGCGGTACTGACGCAACGCTTCGGGCGGAATCGGCGTTTCTGATTCAATCACCCCGCCGTCGATGAAGACGAATCCGGCGATCGACGCGGGGGGGATTTCGGGGAAATGATAGCCCGCCGCATCCACTCCGCTGCCGATGTCGATCCCTACGATCACGTCGTCTTCGGCGACCTCCCCGCCACGATCGCCGATCAGTTGCCCGCCGTGAAAGTAGTCGACGGGCTGTTCCTGACAGACGCTGTACACACCCGGTGGAAGTTGATCGAAAACATAGCGACCATTCACGTCGGTTCGGGTGGTTTCTATGACCACGCCGTTCTCGTCGACCAACTTGATCGTCACACCGCGGATCGGATCTTCGTCAGCGTCTTGCACTTGATCCTGATCACGGTCGCTCCAGACGGAGCCGGAGATCGATCCGGGTTCGAACTCGCAGAACAGGTAATCGACCGCCTCTTGCCCGGGTTGCAGCGACACGGACATCAAGTCGACGCCCAAGACAATGCCACCGGCGCTGCCGAGTACCTGGCCGCCCTGCAGGAATCCGTCGGGCTGATGTTCGAAGATCGTGTACTGGCCGCCCCGCAAGCCGTCGAAACGATAGTCGCCGTTTGCGTCGGTGATGGTCGTTGCGACGCGGTTGCCGTGGGCGTCACGAAGCTCGATCGTTACGCCTTGGATGCCGCGTTCATCGTCGTCGCGGATGCAATCGCCGTCGGTATCGATGTGCACCGAACCTTCCAGGCTGGCCGGCGGCTCTTCACAGAAGTCGTACTTCGTTGCGACGCTTCCCGAATCCAGTTCGATTTCACTGACTCGGTTCTCTCCGGCAATTCCGCCGTGCGATCCAGCCTTGGTTCCACCGTCGAAAAACCCGGACGGTTGATCTTGCACGACGGTGTAGCGACCGGGTGCCAGATTAGAAAACCGATAGACGCCATCCGCGTTGGTCAGAACCGAAGCGACTTCGGTCCCGTTTTCGTCCATCAAGCGGATCGTCACCCCGGCCAATCCGACTTCATCGTCGTCGCGGATGCAGTCCCCGTCCAAGTCGACGTGCACCATGCCGGCCAGCGACGCGGGCAGCAGTTCGCCAAAGTTATACTCGGTCCCCGAAAGGCCTTGTGGCAGATCGATCCGCTGGAAGCGGTCGTTTGAGGCGACGCCGACCGGCTGGCCATCGACTTGCCCGATCGAATCGATTCCGTCCAGGTAACCGGCCGGTTGCGATTGACGAACTTCGTACACCCCTGGTGGCAGATCGTTGAACTCATAGCGTCCGTTGGCATCGGTGCGTGTGGTCGCGACCACCGCACCGTCTTCACCGACCAGCGTCACCAGCGCGCCTTCGATTCCGTCTTCTCCCGTGTCTCGGCGTCCATCATTGGACTGATCGTGATAGACGTAGCCCGAAAGCGAGACCGGAGCGATCTCACAAAAATCGTACTGCACGCCGATGCCACCGGGCGTCAGCGTGATGTTCTGGATCATCGTCCCGTCGATCGCGCTGCCGCTTTGAATCCCATCAATGGTGCCGACATGCGATTCACCATCCAGCAGTCCCGATGGCGTGTATTGCACGATCCGATAGGTGCCGGGCGGAATGGCATCGAAACGGTAGCGGCCCATGGGCGTCGTCGTGACTCGCGAGATCACGTTGCCGTCGGGCGTTTGTAATTCGACGATCACGCCGCCGAGCGGCTGGTCGGATCCCGGCGTGAAGACGCCGTCACAGTCCTCACCCGGTGCGACCAGGAACACATTGCCGGACAGTTCGCCGAGGGCGAGTTCGCCAAAGTTGTAATTGATCCCGACGTCACCGCCGTCCAAGCGGATGCCGTGAATCCGATCGCCGGGATTGACCGCCGTGCCCACGATTTGTCCGTCGATCGTCCCCGCCGCGTCGCTGCCGTCGACAAAATCCGCCGGCTGGGTGACCTCGATGATTTCGTATTCACCCGGTGCGAGGCCATCAAACGAATAGGCTCCGGTCGCGTCGGTGATTGCCGTGAGGATGCCCTGGTCGGCGATCGCATCGACCGGAACGATGCGTACGGTCACGCCGGCGATCCCAGATTCTCCGGGGTCCCGAACGCCGTTGTCATTATCGTCGGCATAGACCGATCCGCTGAGCGATGCCGGCGCCGCTTCGGCAAAGTTCATTTCGATCGCGTCGGTATCTCCCAGCGGGATTTGAATCGACGACAAGACATCCAGGCTGGATGCCACACCGGTGGTTTGCCCGGCGACGGTTCCGGGAATCGCCGCAACGCTGTACAAACCATCGGGCTGCTGTTGCACGACGCGGTATTGTCCGGGCATCAGATTCAGCGAGCGGCCGAATTCGTAACGCCCGTTGCTGTCGGTGCGCACACGATGTCCGGTGTCGACATACTGGCCGTTCTGGTCTGCGGCGAACAAAGACAGCTCGACATCGGACAATCCCGATTCGCCGCTTTGCCAGATGGCATCTAGATTGTTGTCCAACCAGACCCCGCCGCTGATCGAAACCGGTTTCGGCGTCTGGACGGTCGATGCGACTGCAGCGGCGCTGCGGTTGGGTCGGCTGTCGGGACCGGAGCCTTCGTCCGGCGGCAGGTTCAATCCGTAATCGACGCCGGGGCTGCCGTAATCATTCAGAAAGATCGCGTCCGCAGTCACGGATTCGTAGTGCGGTGCTTCGAACACCGCTTCCAAAATCGAATCCTGGAACTCCTGACCGGAGGTGATGACGTCCAAGCGATCGTTGAAAACCTCCAAGTCCAGCGAGTTGCGCAGGACTTCGTCGACGTCGATGGTGAATTCCAGTCGGTCGCCGGCGCGAAAGTTTTGCAGGTTTAGGACCAACTCTTGTCCGCCGTCGGCCACGCTGGCCTGGGCCGTCGCGATCCGTCCGTCGGCGGTGACGATTCGAATGATCTGGAAATCATGCGCGTTGCTCTTCCCGCGCCCGCCGAGCTGGGTGTCAAAGATCGGATCGCCGACCGAAATGCCGTCGCCATCTTTGTCGGTGCGGATCCGCAATTGCTGGAGCTCGGTGTCGGGAGCGCCGCCGGTGAACGACAGGATGAATCGATCGCCCTGGGAATCGCTACCCACATCGTTGTCGGACTCCAAGTAGTCCGTTTCCAGATAAACCACACCGACATGGATCGGATCGGCGGCCAACAATTCTCGTCGTTCCAATTGCTGCGGCCGCGGCGCACGTCGTTTGACGTCCGACGGCTGTTTCCGCGAAGAACGGCGAGTACGTTTGGGTTTCCAAATCACGAGCGCGGCACCTCCCTGTGCCAGTACGAAAAAGGGGTCAGGCCTCTTTTTTTCGGGATCACGTTGATGTCCAGGCTTGAGGCGGTTCCCGGTCGCTGCGATGCAGCGAGCATGGGCGGCTAAAGCCTGGACACCAACGGTTGCCGATTCTTCACATGCGTCAGCGGTCGATCGGGTTGCTGCGTTCGGCGATGCGGTCGCGAACGGCTTTCAGTCCTGTCAGTTCCCATCGTCGCAGCGTGGTGTCGTATCCGCCGGAAAACAGAAAGTTGCCGGTCGATGCCAAGGCGGCGATCGACCCGGTGTGTCCGCTCAGTTTTTCAACCGTCTTTCCGCTCGACGCGTTGACGATCCAGGTCACGTTGTTGCTGCCGGCGACGGCCAGATGCTGGTCATCCAGGATGCAGACCGAAAACAG containing:
- the lpxK gene encoding tetraacyldisaccharide 4'-kinase, which translates into the protein MNADSPLGHHHLTRPLDYRSIMSGHRRGISAGLMRAGLALAAVPYRLVVAQRNRGFDRGQGVERCAATVISVGNLTTGGTGKTPIVADLARRFRRHDIRVAIVSRGYGRGDADQNDEAAELHQRLPDVPHVQNPDRVEAARIAVEELESQLILMDDGFQHRRLHRDLDIVLVDMTCPFGYGHLLPRGLLREPIKSLRRAQVAILTRCDQVDEPAIDDVIATIRSANPAIVILRSSHRPSGLLQFPDQQTAVEDLRGQRVGLISGIGNPAAFRRTAEDVGAIVVAEKILPDHAHYDRETVERLRQWATDLGDARQLICTQKDLVKLQTDRIATLPLSALTIDAEIEPSTEFDAMLQQIATAIHTTE
- a CDS encoding Rrf2 family transcriptional regulator, whose amino-acid sequence is MLSKTAEYALRAVACLGSQPGEPASADRLAEQTKVPRRYLTRVLQDLAAAGLVRSRPGPGGGYELSRTTDELTILDVVSVVAPIERIRHCPLGLKSHHKLCPLHAELDKAYAATEAAFAGVTIKELVESTSEIIPLCESP
- a CDS encoding SdrD B-like domain-containing protein, whose protein sequence is MERRELLAADPIHVGVVYLETDYLESDNDVGSDSQGDRFILSFTGGAPDTELQQLRIRTDKDGDGISVGDPIFDTQLGGRGKSNAHDFQIIRIVTADGRIATAQASVADGGQELVLNLQNFRAGDRLEFTIDVDEVLRNSLDLEVFNDRLDVITSGQEFQDSILEAVFEAPHYESVTADAIFLNDYGSPGVDYGLNLPPDEGSGPDSRPNRSAAAVASTVQTPKPVSISGGVWLDNNLDAIWQSGESGLSDVELSLFAADQNGQYVDTGHRVRTDSNGRYEFGRSLNLMPGQYRVVQQQPDGLYSVAAIPGTVAGQTTGVASSLDVLSSIQIPLGDTDAIEMNFAEAAPASLSGSVYADDNDNGVRDPGESGIAGVTVRIVPVDAIADQGILTAITDATGAYSFDGLAPGEYEIIEVTQPADFVDGSDAAGTIDGQIVGTAVNPGDRIHGIRLDGGDVGINYNFGELALGELSGNVFLVAPGEDCDGVFTPGSDQPLGGVIVELQTPDGNVISRVTTTPMGRYRFDAIPPGTYRIVQYTPSGLLDGESHVGTIDGIQSGSAIDGTMIQNITLTPGGIGVQYDFCEIAPVSLSGYVYHDQSNDGRRDTGEDGIEGALVTLVGEDGAVVATTRTDANGRYEFNDLPPGVYEVRQSQPAGYLDGIDSIGQVDGQPVGVASNDRFQRIDLPQGLSGTEYNFGELLPASLAGMVHVDLDGDCIRDDDEVGLAGVTIRLMDENGTEVASVLTNADGVYRFSNLAPGRYTVVQDQPSGFFDGGTKAGSHGGIAGENRVSEIELDSGSVATKYDFCEEPPASLEGSVHIDTDGDCIRDDDERGIQGVTIELRDAHGNRVATTITDANGDYRFDGLRGGQYTIFEHQPDGFLQGGQVLGSAGGIVLGVDLMSVSLQPGQEAVDYLFCEFEPGSISGSVWSDRDQDQVQDADEDPIRGVTIKLVDENGVVIETTRTDVNGRYVFDQLPPGVYSVCQEQPVDYFHGGQLIGDRGGEVAEDDVIVGIDIGSGVDAAGYHFPEIPPASIAGFVFIDGGVIESETPIPPEALRQYRDGMFTSDDTPIAGVRIEIRDAAGNRLSDDAFLSGAAAENSVVFTDGDGAYVFAGLRPGTYTLFQSQPDGLTDSIDTPGTTGGLAVNAADRYSEEESRLIAAIDGTQAFDALLSIRVGAADDSERNNFSEVQIEIVLPPEQPPVDPPVEPPVEPPPSDILPLPDRETPPVIQPPPETFESKAIAFTAGESADRTVPRFIGEVDAVTWHLSIINGGFPRGTIASSGKFKAVAMQQMSENWTEGDNAEGTWKLMTLDGEVRQESQQMTLGAEDAVALVGDFDGDGDDEAAVYVAGQWFVDLNGNGVWDQGDLWILLGTEMDQPVVGDWDGDGKDDIGIFGRKWERDLQRVKLDAGLPDPSNRSRRYLENRKTLGLVSTNLRGQDRARLLRRGNQGELRADAVDHVFQFGEDVDTPVSGDWNGDGIDQIGVFRGGTWVLDSEGDGRRKTTETTFDFGQPGDQPIVGDFDGDGIDEVGVIRGNTWIIDSDGDQKMTANDLRIELPPGDADAQPVVGDWDGDGKDEPGYYRRAG